Proteins encoded together in one Quercus lobata isolate SW786 chromosome 3, ValleyOak3.0 Primary Assembly, whole genome shotgun sequence window:
- the LOC115982818 gene encoding 60S ribosomal protein L34 yields MVQRLTYRKRHSYATKSNQHRVVKTPGGKLVYQTTKKRASGPKCPVTGKRIQGIPHLRPAEYKRSRLPRNRRTVNRAYGGVLSGSAVRERIIRAFLVEEQKIVKKVLKIQKTKEKQASKS; encoded by the exons ATGGTGCAGCGTCTCACATACCGCAAGCGGCACAGCTACGCCACCAAATCCAATCAACACCGCGTCGTCAAAACCCCTG GAGGGAAGCTAGTGTACCAGACCACAAAGAAGAGGGCAAGTGGACCCAAGTGTCCTGTAACTGGCAAGAGGATCCAAGGG ATTCCTCATTTGAGACCTGCTGAATATAAGAGGTCTAGGTTACCTAGGAATCGGAGGACTGTTAACAGGGCTTATGGTGGAGTACTCTCTGGAAGTGCTGTCAGGGAAAG GATCATTCGTGCCTTTTTGGTGGAAGagcaaaaaattgtgaaaaaggtCTTGAAGATTCAGAAGACCAAGGAAAAGCAAGCCTCAAAGAGTTAA
- the LOC115981617 gene encoding glutathione S-transferase U10-like, whose product MEEKQGEVVLFGTWASNPCTRVELALKLKGIPYEYVEEDLKNKSELLLRHNPVYKKVPVLVHNGKSIAESLIILEYIEECWNTTPKLLPEDPHQRAKVRFWANYYDQKVVPIFYIIFGAKGKEEREEAIEDLSQVLKVFEEGIEKDFPGQNPFFNGESLGYLGISIGSHGCNYKAVHEAMDAVLLSEKNPKFLSWVNALKNCPLMEETLPPHDKVVAMLRVWLNSTQA is encoded by the exons atggaggAGAAGCAAGGTGAAGTTGTCTTGTTTGGAACATGGGCCAGCAATCCCTGCACTAGAGTTGAGCTAGCTCTCAAACTAAAAGGCATACCCTATGAGTATGTGGAGGAagatttgaaaaacaaaagtgaGTTACTCCTTCGCCACAATCCAGTCTACAAGAAAGTACCTGTACTTGTTCACAATGGGAAATCCATTGCTGAGTCACTAATTATTCTTGAATACATAGAAGAGTGCTGGAATACCACCCCAAAACTATTGCCTGAGGATCCTCACCAAAGGGCAAAAGTCCGTTTTTGGGCCAACTATTATGATCAAAAG GTTGTGCCAATCTTCTACATCATCTTCGGGGCCAAAGGCAAGGAGGAAAGAGAGGAAGCCATTGAAGACTTGAGCCAAGTGCTTAAGGTGTTTGAAGAAGGTATTGAAAAGGATTTTCCGGGGCAGAACCCATTCTTCAATGGCGAGAGCTTAGGGTATCTTGGTATCTCTATTGGCTCACATGGATGCAACTACAAAGCTGTTCATGAGGCCATGGATGCGGTACTCTTATCAGAAAAGAACCCAAAGTTTCTCTCATGGGTCAATGCTCTGAAGAACTGCCCTCTGATGGAGGAGACACTACCGCCTCATGACAAAGTGGTTGCCATGCTCAGAGTCTGGCTTAATTCTACTCAAGCTTAA